A region from the Halobellus litoreus genome encodes:
- a CDS encoding right-handed parallel beta-helix repeat-containing protein: MLSVSAPAVGATTSTSAEPSVTFVESGITTDTTWTPGDGPYRIIQDIEIEPGATLTVEPGTRIEMAEDITVSVSGSFRTNGTAARPVEITRSNGAAADRRWASLQYNGTDRSVLELQHTTLEGGTTGLTVASSDGTVEVVDSTMRDFTTAGLEVTETTDAPRITVKRSTFRTIGDHAIQASPGAGTTDRVSLTATPDTIGANAEHTLALQPGAGVSMDSIHVEYTADGSVASVGNENIGRIGLDRDRDGSIEQSFAGSVASVSSTATQLEISFSESVEIPSEGQLIVEYGNAVNPTTRGIYPVEVQLREESVSQLAAGVEAPFVVGDVASPTDADIGPDQPATRVRGLRVLDSTFRAIDGAGVFVAADRVRRLQASRNRIAETDGSGVVVRAERSESYFWSNEITGSGDGIRVTTSRATSVTANANRIRDARTGIRLRQSGTESFADADITLRRNTLTNNAVHGVGIETQSLDLTVDMSNNSVRENGREGIYVSGRELRGGGLSGNEVVGNGDTGVSIRTDIAARTLDVDNNTITDSGGHGLDVQSSLLVYGSDFTDNQLANNAGAGLVVSSPVTHRANLSVVNNVVAANTYGMVLRGVIGTTIRDNAIVFNTNRFADPVRLPDVEPGTGSYVAEGEAGVILNQANSEIQPSELVSNPAIDDQLSAVTVGDGIVAVLRTDGVSYTRTDGVSALTIRRVSGDIPTGIGIRKTGSENSSYRFTENGIYGHSRGMTVDVAPFVTANTTALILTESTRTVHAESNYWGSQNGPYHSSILPGGEGNPVVTEQGWVDFVPFRETPSGPEYARPTAALDAPTHSPPGEDVQLSGSGSTSAQGSIARYRYQIDGTAQSSERPRYTFEMPSQRVEVGLIVEDGLGIESTTTEAAIEPRTTPAATSTPPPAEAATGVTTATTPASTPPPAESSPTLLGSLGSIWGLLGGICYLLALGFGLHGMALTVTHRSPPIDGLQIQALAAFGILVWIVAGLFGSSPLLTVGITAAVAWALLTGAAYVIATRGLLEDDLR, translated from the coding sequence ATGCTGTCAGTAAGTGCGCCCGCAGTTGGGGCCACAACATCAACATCAGCGGAGCCGTCCGTCACGTTCGTCGAATCCGGAATTACGACGGACACAACGTGGACGCCAGGCGATGGACCGTACCGGATCATCCAGGACATCGAGATCGAACCCGGCGCGACGCTAACAGTCGAGCCGGGGACGAGAATCGAAATGGCCGAGGACATCACCGTCTCCGTGAGCGGTTCGTTCCGAACGAACGGGACAGCCGCCCGCCCGGTGGAGATCACGCGCTCCAACGGCGCGGCAGCGGACCGTCGGTGGGCGAGTCTCCAGTACAACGGGACGGACCGGAGTGTACTCGAACTACAGCACACGACGCTTGAGGGCGGCACCACGGGCCTGACCGTGGCGAGCAGTGACGGGACAGTCGAGGTCGTCGACTCCACGATGCGTGATTTCACCACCGCCGGCCTCGAAGTCACTGAGACGACCGACGCACCGCGGATCACGGTCAAACGATCGACGTTTCGTACCATCGGGGATCACGCAATCCAGGCGAGTCCGGGCGCCGGGACGACTGATCGGGTCTCGCTGACGGCCACACCGGACACGATCGGCGCGAACGCGGAGCACACGCTCGCATTACAGCCCGGTGCCGGCGTTTCGATGGATTCGATCCACGTGGAGTATACCGCTGATGGGTCGGTCGCGTCGGTCGGCAACGAAAACATCGGACGTATCGGCCTCGACCGAGACCGAGACGGTAGCATCGAACAGTCGTTCGCCGGGTCGGTGGCGTCCGTGTCGTCGACGGCCACGCAACTTGAGATCTCCTTCTCGGAATCCGTCGAGATTCCAAGTGAGGGACAGCTGATCGTCGAATACGGGAATGCGGTAAACCCGACGACGCGCGGGATCTATCCCGTCGAGGTCCAACTCCGAGAGGAGTCAGTCTCGCAGCTCGCCGCCGGTGTCGAAGCACCGTTCGTCGTCGGAGATGTGGCGTCGCCGACCGACGCAGATATCGGACCCGACCAGCCCGCGACGCGGGTGCGCGGACTCAGGGTCCTGGACTCGACGTTCCGTGCGATCGATGGCGCGGGAGTGTTCGTCGCCGCCGACCGCGTCAGGCGGCTTCAAGCGTCTCGAAACCGGATCGCCGAGACTGACGGGAGCGGTGTCGTGGTGCGCGCCGAGAGAAGCGAGAGCTACTTCTGGAGCAACGAGATCACGGGCTCAGGGGACGGCATCCGGGTGACTACTAGCAGAGCCACGTCGGTGACAGCCAACGCGAACCGTATTCGGGACGCCCGGACCGGAATCCGGCTCCGGCAATCGGGGACGGAGAGTTTTGCCGACGCAGACATCACACTCCGGAGAAATACGCTCACGAACAACGCCGTTCACGGCGTCGGCATAGAGACCCAGAGCCTCGATCTGACTGTGGATATGTCCAACAACTCCGTTCGTGAGAACGGTCGCGAGGGGATCTACGTCTCAGGCCGGGAACTTCGGGGCGGGGGGCTCAGTGGCAACGAGGTCGTCGGGAACGGCGACACCGGCGTGTCGATCCGGACCGACATCGCAGCACGCACCCTCGACGTCGACAACAACACGATCACGGACAGCGGTGGCCACGGGCTCGACGTGCAGTCGAGCCTCCTCGTGTACGGGAGCGATTTCACCGATAACCAACTCGCGAACAACGCCGGTGCGGGGCTCGTCGTGTCCAGCCCCGTCACACATCGCGCGAACCTCTCCGTTGTGAACAACGTCGTCGCCGCAAACACCTACGGGATGGTCCTCCGGGGGGTGATTGGCACGACGATTCGCGACAATGCGATCGTCTTCAACACCAATCGCTTTGCCGACCCGGTTCGGCTTCCGGACGTCGAGCCGGGGACGGGAAGCTACGTCGCAGAGGGCGAAGCCGGTGTGATCCTCAATCAAGCGAACTCCGAGATTCAACCCTCGGAACTCGTCTCGAACCCGGCGATCGACGACCAACTCAGTGCGGTGACCGTCGGAGACGGAATCGTGGCCGTCCTCCGGACTGACGGCGTGAGTTACACACGAACCGACGGAGTGAGTGCGCTCACGATCCGCCGGGTGAGCGGCGATATTCCGACCGGAATCGGGATCCGAAAAACGGGGTCGGAGAACAGCAGCTACCGGTTCACGGAGAACGGCATCTACGGTCACAGCCGGGGGATGACGGTTGACGTTGCGCCGTTCGTCACGGCTAACACGACGGCACTCATTCTGACCGAGTCGACCCGTACCGTCCACGCCGAATCCAACTACTGGGGGAGTCAAAACGGACCATATCACTCGTCCATCCTCCCGGGAGGCGAGGGCAACCCGGTCGTCACAGAGCAGGGATGGGTCGACTTCGTTCCGTTCCGGGAGACGCCCTCCGGCCCCGAATACGCCCGCCCGACTGCGGCGCTCGACGCCCCGACACACTCACCGCCAGGCGAAGACGTGCAGCTCTCCGGGAGCGGCTCGACGAGCGCGCAGGGATCGATCGCGCGGTATCGATACCAAATCGATGGGACCGCTCAATCTAGCGAGCGCCCGAGATACACCTTCGAAATGCCGTCCCAGCGCGTCGAGGTGGGTCTCATCGTCGAAGACGGCCTCGGAATCGAGAGCACCACTACCGAAGCGGCGATCGAACCGAGAACAACACCAGCGGCGACGTCAACGCCGCCACCAGCCGAGGCAGCGACCGGAGTGACAACAGCCACGACGCCGGCATCGACACCGCCGCCGGCCGAATCGAGCCCCACACTGCTCGGCAGCCTGGGTTCGATTTGGGGACTCCTCGGCGGGATCTGCTATCTCTTAGCACTTGGTTTCGGCCTTCACGGTATGGCACTGACCGTTACGCACCGCTCTCCGCCCATCGATGGACTACAGATCCAAGCTCTCGCGGCCTTCGGGATCCTCGTCTGGATCGTTGCCGGACTGTTCGGCTCGAGCCCCTTGCTGACCGTCGGAATCACGGCTGCAGTCGCCTGGGCCCTCTTGACGGGCGCCGCATACGTCATCGCAACACGGGGCTTGCTCGAGGACGACCTTAGGTGA
- a CDS encoding DNA-methyltransferase, which yields MESRHRIRVGDASGMSDVATDAVDLVVTSPPYPMIEMWDEQFACQSESVAAALEDGDGERAFEAMHECLHSVWREVARVLAPGGVAAVVVGDATRTLDGRYRVYPNHARVIDAFEALDFDPLPNVLWRKPTNAASKFLGSGMVPPNAYVTLEHEYVLLFRNGGSRREFEPGATRRYESAYFWEERNRWFSDVWTDVQGARQRRDDGRVDDGEGAPPADGPQHGDDPPTVGGNDDGPGAEGDDGPPTAGGDDGPGGVVAADVASSHGHDAPTERDRTGAYPFEIPYRLVCMHSVYGDTVLDPFLGTGTTTLAAMVAGRDSVGYEIDPEILSTLGERVEGVPGLSRRVVSDRLDAHRRFVRSARADGTTFDYEATHYDFPVRTRQEREIRFRVVEDVTERPDGYRVRYEPAGE from the coding sequence ATGGAGTCCCGGCATCGGATCCGCGTCGGCGACGCGAGCGGTATGTCGGACGTCGCAACGGACGCCGTGGACCTCGTGGTCACCTCACCGCCGTACCCGATGATCGAGATGTGGGACGAACAGTTCGCCTGTCAGTCGGAATCGGTGGCCGCGGCACTCGAAGACGGCGACGGCGAGCGGGCGTTCGAGGCGATGCACGAATGCCTGCACTCGGTCTGGCGCGAGGTCGCCCGCGTGCTCGCCCCCGGCGGCGTCGCGGCCGTCGTCGTCGGCGACGCCACCCGGACGCTCGACGGCCGGTATCGCGTGTACCCGAACCACGCGCGAGTGATCGACGCGTTCGAGGCGCTGGATTTCGACCCGCTGCCCAACGTCCTCTGGCGGAAGCCGACCAACGCCGCGTCGAAGTTCCTGGGGAGCGGGATGGTGCCGCCGAACGCCTACGTGACCCTCGAACACGAGTACGTGCTCCTGTTCCGGAACGGCGGGTCCCGCCGCGAGTTCGAGCCGGGCGCGACCCGACGCTACGAGTCCGCGTACTTCTGGGAGGAGCGGAACCGGTGGTTCTCGGACGTCTGGACCGACGTCCAGGGGGCGAGACAGCGCCGCGACGACGGACGGGTCGACGACGGCGAGGGGGCACCCCCCGCGGACGGTCCGCAGCACGGCGACGACCCGCCGACAGTCGGCGGCAACGACGACGGGCCGGGGGCTGAGGGTGACGATGGCCCGCCGACGGCCGGCGGTGACGACGGACCGGGTGGCGTCGTCGCCGCCGACGTCGCGTCAAGCCACGGTCACGACGCGCCGACAGAGCGCGACCGAACCGGGGCGTACCCCTTCGAGATTCCGTACCGACTCGTCTGTATGCACTCGGTGTACGGCGACACCGTCCTCGATCCCTTCCTCGGGACGGGGACGACGACACTCGCGGCGATGGTCGCCGGTCGCGACTCCGTCGGCTACGAGATCGACCCGGAGATCCTCTCGACGCTCGGCGAGCGCGTCGAGGGCGTGCCCGGACTGTCGCGACGGGTCGTCTCCGACCGCCTCGACGCGCACCGGCGGTTCGTTCGGTCGGCCCGCGCGGACGGGACGACGTTCGACTACGAGGCGACGCACTACGATTTCCCCGTGCGGACGCGACAGGAGCGGGAAATCAGGTTCCGGGTGGTCGAGGACGTGACGGAGCGACCGGACGGCTATCGGGTGCGGTACGAGCCCGCAGGCGAGTGA
- a CDS encoding 3-hydroxyacyl-CoA dehydrogenase/enoyl-CoA hydratase family protein, whose protein sequence is MDIDDVNAISVLGAGSMGHGIAEVAALAGFEVRLRDIETEFVEDGYEQIEWSLGKLVEQGQIEDADAEATLDRISTHVDLAEAVDDVDVVIEAVPEKMAIKKDVYDDLEAAAPDRTVFATNTSSLSITELGDVTDRPEQFCGMHFFNPPVRMDLVEVIAGAETSEATLDLISELAERMGKTPVRVRKDSPGFIVNRVLVPLMNEAAWMVESGDATIEEVDSTTKYELGLPVGSFELADQVGIDVGYHVLEYMHGELGDAYRPCPLIESKVEAGELGRKTGAGFYDYESGEGAQVPSDRVREDVADRLLAVIANEVAGLIEDDVADPEAIDTAVKLGGRWSDGPAAMVDDADVGHLLDVLDERYEETGEERYEAVSYLRDLAETGGGFHAADGSDLNGPDDADAYAYDVLSVEISEGVGHVRLDRPHRMNTITDDLLEELEDAVDRFEADEAVRTILITGTGDRAFSAGADIQAMAGGAGDVNRAADLSRLGQETFGRLESSPLPVVAGIDGYCLGGGMELAMAADLRIAAERSEFGQPEHDLGLLPGWGGTARLQRIVGMGRAKEIIFTADRYDAETMADYGFVNEVTANEDFDERAFEFARDLAAGPPIAQRYTKRAMHRSWDDVDAGLNVEAQSFGLLFDTDDLMEGMTAFMGDGDPEFEGK, encoded by the coding sequence ATGGATATCGACGACGTCAACGCCATTTCGGTTCTCGGTGCGGGAAGTATGGGCCACGGTATCGCCGAGGTGGCGGCCCTCGCCGGGTTCGAGGTCCGCCTCCGCGACATCGAGACGGAGTTCGTCGAGGACGGCTACGAGCAGATCGAGTGGTCGCTCGGCAAACTCGTCGAGCAGGGGCAGATCGAAGACGCCGACGCCGAGGCGACGCTGGACCGCATCTCGACGCACGTCGACCTCGCCGAGGCGGTCGACGACGTCGACGTCGTCATCGAGGCCGTTCCCGAGAAGATGGCGATCAAGAAAGACGTGTACGACGACCTAGAGGCGGCCGCGCCCGACCGGACGGTCTTCGCGACGAACACCTCTAGCCTCTCGATCACCGAACTGGGGGACGTGACGGACCGGCCCGAACAGTTCTGCGGGATGCACTTTTTCAACCCGCCGGTCCGGATGGATCTCGTCGAGGTCATCGCCGGCGCGGAGACGAGCGAAGCGACCCTCGATCTGATCTCGGAGCTGGCCGAACGAATGGGTAAGACGCCCGTTCGCGTTCGCAAGGACAGCCCGGGGTTCATCGTCAACCGCGTGCTCGTCCCGCTGATGAACGAGGCGGCCTGGATGGTCGAGTCCGGGGACGCGACGATCGAGGAGGTCGATTCCACGACGAAGTACGAACTCGGGCTCCCGGTGGGGAGTTTCGAGTTGGCCGATCAGGTCGGGATCGACGTCGGCTATCACGTCCTCGAGTATATGCACGGGGAACTCGGCGACGCCTACCGCCCCTGTCCGCTGATCGAATCGAAGGTCGAAGCCGGGGAACTCGGCCGGAAGACCGGCGCGGGGTTCTACGACTACGAGTCGGGCGAGGGCGCGCAGGTCCCGTCCGATCGGGTGCGGGAGGACGTCGCGGACCGGCTCCTGGCCGTGATCGCAAACGAGGTCGCCGGGCTGATCGAAGACGACGTCGCAGACCCCGAAGCGATCGACACGGCCGTCAAACTCGGCGGCCGCTGGTCCGACGGCCCCGCGGCGATGGTCGACGACGCGGACGTCGGACACCTCCTCGACGTGCTCGACGAACGGTACGAGGAGACGGGCGAGGAGCGCTACGAGGCCGTCTCGTACCTGCGCGACCTCGCCGAGACCGGCGGCGGTTTCCACGCAGCCGACGGGAGCGACCTGAACGGTCCGGACGACGCGGACGCCTACGCGTACGACGTACTCTCGGTCGAGATCAGCGAGGGCGTGGGCCACGTCCGGTTGGACCGCCCGCACCGGATGAACACGATCACCGACGACCTCCTCGAAGAACTCGAGGACGCCGTCGATCGCTTCGAGGCCGACGAGGCTGTGCGGACGATCCTGATCACGGGGACCGGGGACCGCGCGTTCTCCGCCGGCGCAGATATCCAGGCGATGGCGGGCGGCGCGGGCGACGTGAACCGCGCGGCAGACCTCTCGCGACTCGGGCAGGAGACGTTCGGTCGCCTGGAGTCGTCGCCGCTCCCGGTCGTCGCGGGCATCGACGGCTACTGCCTCGGCGGCGGGATGGAGCTGGCGATGGCGGCGGACCTACGCATCGCCGCCGAGCGTTCGGAGTTCGGCCAACCCGAACACGACCTGGGTCTGCTCCCGGGGTGGGGGGGAACCGCCCGACTCCAGCGGATCGTCGGGATGGGGCGCGCGAAGGAGATCATCTTCACCGCCGACCGCTACGACGCCGAGACGATGGCCGACTACGGCTTCGTCAACGAGGTGACCGCGAACGAGGACTTCGACGAGCGCGCGTTCGAGTTCGCCCGCGACCTCGCCGCGGGGCCGCCGATCGCCCAACGGTACACCAAGCGCGCGATGCACCGCAGTTGGGACGACGTCGACGCCGGCCTCAACGTCGAGGCGCAGTCGTTCGGCCTGTTGTTCGACACCGACGACCTGATGGAAGGAATGACGGCGTTTATGGGCGACGGCGACCCCGAGTTCGAGGGCAAATGA
- a CDS encoding DUF7096 domain-containing protein, with amino-acid sequence MRPASTLLVAFVVVVATVPVGVGAAASIDASTSVVGGSAPAQATDDGTVGQASNETGGETQTTSAAAPNETASADEANGSTPIAPGAKLAGVVAVQRTEIDSEVQSRAFGQRVAAATTNDSKAAVIAGTVNDSRERVDRLRDRLAELERAHESGELPEGRYRARTAQVTAELNSVEARLDQANESASSLPASVREANGIDPSNIERLRSDARNLTGPETAEIAREIAGNDPGRGMGRPDSAPGREGDAPGREGDGPGRESDAPGREGDAPGRESDVPGRSDETDAANGTEDRRPEDAGNGGAERSNDSGEGAEGTDDPGREDAGNDRKEKNATRTGDGSDDSDPSESDSPGDNDDGDAAGQSDDAPGRSGDAPGRDRGD; translated from the coding sequence ATGCGACCAGCATCCACGCTCCTCGTCGCGTTCGTCGTCGTGGTCGCGACCGTGCCGGTCGGGGTCGGTGCCGCGGCGTCGATCGACGCTTCGACGTCGGTCGTCGGCGGGTCGGCACCGGCTCAGGCCACGGACGACGGGACGGTGGGCCAGGCGTCGAACGAGACGGGAGGCGAGACACAGACGACGTCGGCAGCCGCGCCGAACGAAACCGCGTCCGCGGACGAGGCGAACGGTTCGACCCCGATTGCGCCGGGCGCGAAACTGGCCGGCGTGGTGGCGGTTCAGCGGACGGAGATCGATAGCGAGGTCCAATCGCGTGCGTTCGGCCAGCGAGTCGCCGCCGCCACCACGAACGACTCCAAAGCGGCGGTCATAGCCGGAACGGTCAACGACAGCCGAGAGCGGGTCGACCGGCTTCGCGACCGACTCGCCGAACTGGAGCGTGCGCACGAGTCCGGTGAACTCCCCGAGGGGCGATACCGCGCTCGCACCGCGCAGGTGACCGCCGAACTCAACTCGGTGGAAGCGCGTCTCGACCAGGCCAACGAGTCCGCGTCGTCGCTGCCGGCGTCGGTGCGGGAGGCGAACGGCATCGACCCGTCGAACATCGAGCGTCTCCGGTCGGACGCGCGGAACCTCACGGGGCCCGAAACGGCCGAGATCGCCCGTGAGATCGCAGGCAACGATCCCGGACGTGGGATGGGGAGGCCCGACAGCGCTCCCGGACGCGAGGGTGATGCACCGGGACGCGAAGGTGATGGCCCCGGACGGGAGAGTGACGCACCTGGACGCGAAGGTGATGCACCTGGACGGGAGAGTGACGTACCGGGGCGGAGTGACGAGACAGACGCTGCGAACGGGACCGAGGACCGGCGCCCCGAAGACGCCGGGAACGGCGGTGCCGAACGATCGAACGACTCCGGCGAGGGTGCCGAAGGGACCGATGACCCCGGTCGCGAGGACGCCGGTAACGACCGAAAGGAGAAGAACGCCACCCGGACCGGCGACGGCTCCGACGATTCGGACCCGTCCGAGTCCGATTCACCGGGCGATAACGACGACGGCGACGCGGCGGGGCAGTCCGACGACGCCCCCGGACGGAGCGGAGACGCTCCTGGCCGGGATCGCGGTGACTAG
- a CDS encoding DNA-3-methyladenine glycosylase family protein codes for MDPVARDPKLGPLVEVHGELPIGTADDEFARLVVAIVNQQLSVESAAAIRERLFDRVEVTPAGVRDAEETTLREVGLSGQKIEYVRNVAAAFDERHLTRDGLAGESDEAVIDALTEIRGVGVWTAKMYLVFVLGRPDVFPVEDLGVRKAMAELYGYDEGDSERMIDHAERWRPYRSYASRYLWRAVD; via the coding sequence ATGGATCCGGTAGCGCGGGACCCGAAACTGGGACCGCTCGTCGAGGTGCACGGCGAACTCCCGATCGGCACGGCCGACGACGAGTTCGCACGGCTCGTCGTTGCGATCGTGAACCAACAGCTCTCGGTCGAGTCGGCGGCGGCGATCCGGGAGCGGCTGTTCGACCGCGTCGAGGTCACGCCCGCGGGCGTCCGAGACGCCGAAGAGACGACGCTCCGCGAGGTCGGCCTCTCCGGGCAGAAAATCGAGTACGTCCGCAACGTCGCCGCGGCGTTCGACGAACGGCACCTCACCCGCGACGGACTCGCGGGCGAGAGCGACGAGGCGGTGATCGACGCGCTGACGGAGATCCGCGGCGTCGGAGTCTGGACGGCGAAAATGTACCTGGTCTTCGTGCTCGGCCGTCCCGACGTCTTTCCGGTCGAGGACCTCGGCGTTCGGAAGGCGATGGCGGAACTGTACGGCTACGACGAGGGCGACTCCGAGAGAATGATCGATCACGCCGAGCGGTGGCGACCGTACCGCAGCTACGCGAGTCGGTACCTCTGGCGCGCCGTCGACTGA
- a CDS encoding DUF7345 domain-containing protein — translation MTDRAARLVCVALVVAAVLGGVGAAAPSASAQTTETIAGSQIAPDDVSMRIELRSDGSAAWAVEYRVRLDDENTTDAFESLRSDIRANESQYTAQFGDRMASTAATAENATGREMAIRNVSVTATRQQLPQDYGVVRYTFVWTNFAAVEDGEIRAGDALAGLFLDEETSLQFAWPEGYALDTVQPAPDDTRSSSRIVVWNGPLDFGPNEPTLVATERPPGGDETATPTPGAAPGGTDGGLDAILIGAFVLLGGVVGVGGWVLYRRRETGGRVGASDSDESGGATVTGSTAGGSTGETAVADPSPETATGTTESTDAVDADDGPAESSAATSEDAEREGAPDGSETAEGDADESGTDESEAEPEPAPAEDRPWEDELLSNEERVLALVEHEGGRMKQQEVAGTLEWTDAKTSQVVRKMRDEDKLDAFRLGRENVLVLPGEGLDPSGPDEE, via the coding sequence ATGACCGACCGCGCCGCGCGCCTCGTCTGTGTCGCTCTCGTCGTCGCGGCCGTTCTCGGCGGCGTCGGTGCGGCCGCTCCGAGCGCGTCGGCGCAGACGACAGAGACCATCGCGGGATCCCAGATCGCCCCGGACGACGTCTCGATGCGCATCGAACTCCGTTCGGATGGCTCCGCGGCGTGGGCGGTCGAGTACCGAGTCCGCCTCGACGACGAGAACACGACCGACGCGTTCGAGTCGCTCCGTAGTGACATTCGGGCGAACGAGTCCCAGTACACCGCGCAGTTTGGGGACCGGATGGCGTCGACGGCCGCCACCGCGGAGAACGCGACCGGCCGGGAGATGGCGATCCGGAACGTCTCGGTCACCGCGACGCGTCAGCAACTCCCCCAGGACTACGGCGTCGTCAGGTACACTTTCGTCTGGACGAACTTCGCTGCCGTCGAGGACGGTGAGATCCGCGCCGGCGACGCGCTCGCGGGGCTCTTCCTCGACGAGGAGACGTCGCTGCAGTTCGCGTGGCCCGAGGGTTACGCGCTCGACACCGTGCAGCCCGCCCCCGACGACACGCGCTCGTCCTCGCGCATCGTCGTCTGGAACGGTCCGCTCGACTTCGGACCGAACGAACCGACGCTCGTGGCCACGGAGCGGCCGCCGGGCGGCGACGAAACGGCGACTCCGACGCCCGGAGCCGCCCCGGGTGGAACAGACGGGGGCCTCGACGCGATTCTGATCGGCGCGTTCGTGCTCCTCGGTGGCGTCGTCGGCGTCGGCGGGTGGGTCCTCTACCGGCGGCGCGAGACGGGGGGGCGCGTGGGTGCTTCCGATTCTGACGAGTCCGGCGGGGCGACTGTGACAGGATCGACCGCCGGGGGGTCGACGGGGGAGACGGCCGTTGCGGACCCCTCGCCGGAAACAGCTACTGGGACGACTGAATCCACCGACGCGGTCGACGCTGACGACGGACCCGCTGAGAGTTCCGCCGCCACCTCCGAAGACGCCGAGCGGGAGGGCGCTCCGGACGGCAGCGAGACAGCCGAGGGCGACGCGGACGAGAGCGGAACGGACGAGAGCGAGGCCGAACCGGAACCGGCTCCCGCGGAGGACCGGCCCTGGGAGGACGAACTCCTCAGCAACGAGGAGCGGGTGCTCGCGCTCGTCGAGCACGAGGGGGGCCGGATGAAGCAACAGGAGGTCGCGGGGACGCTGGAGTGGACCGACGCGAAGACGAGCCAGGTCGTCCGGAAGATGCGCGACGAGGACAAACTCGACGCGTTCCGACTGGGTCGCGAGAACGTGCTCGTGCTCCCCGGAGAGGGCCTCGACCCGAGCGGTCCGGACGAGGAATGA
- a CDS encoding archease, whose product MAFELREHTADIAVEATGSDLSAAFGSVADGLAAASCDDVAESAAGSTGEGSVGAEPVLPEIDGETFEVSVTAESPEALLFDYLDQLIYERDVRSVLPVDNRVRIERPGGGDADDSAGTAVDTDDEAEWSLSGTYRGLPLAEIDAREVKAVTYSEMRLERTETGWVAYVVFDV is encoded by the coding sequence ATGGCCTTCGAACTTCGCGAGCACACCGCCGATATCGCCGTCGAGGCGACGGGTTCCGACCTCTCGGCGGCGTTCGGCTCGGTGGCCGACGGACTCGCCGCGGCGTCCTGCGACGACGTCGCCGAGAGCGCTGCGGGCTCGACGGGCGAGGGGTCTGTCGGAGCCGAGCCGGTGCTGCCGGAGATCGACGGCGAGACATTCGAGGTGTCCGTGACCGCCGAGAGCCCGGAGGCGCTGTTGTTCGACTACCTCGATCAGTTGATCTACGAGCGCGACGTTCGGAGCGTGCTCCCGGTCGACAACCGCGTTCGGATCGAGCGGCCGGGAGGCGGGGACGCGGACGACAGTGCGGGTACTGCGGTCGACACCGACGACGAGGCGGAGTGGTCGCTCTCGGGCACCTATCGCGGTCTCCCGCTCGCGGAGATCGACGCCAGAGAGGTCAAAGCCGTCACGTACTCGGAGATGCGGCTGGAACGGACGGAAACCGGCTGGGTCGCGTACGTCGTCTTCGACGTGTGA
- a CDS encoding universal stress protein encodes MVSQVLVAMDDSEMAVEALRYALDVHADAEITVLAVVGEPSQLMGKATAIATAEDPQAKAAEIAAPILDRAREIADEAGREITTTVGYGAPAREIVNRAESFDAVVVGSHGGTLRDRLIVGDVAKTVFNRSPVPVTVVR; translated from the coding sequence ATGGTGTCGCAAGTCCTCGTCGCGATGGACGACTCGGAGATGGCGGTGGAAGCACTGCGCTATGCGCTCGACGTGCACGCGGACGCGGAAATAACCGTATTGGCCGTCGTCGGCGAACCGTCGCAGCTGATGGGCAAGGCGACGGCCATCGCGACGGCCGAGGACCCCCAGGCGAAGGCTGCGGAGATCGCCGCGCCGATCCTCGATCGCGCCCGCGAGATCGCCGACGAGGCGGGCCGTGAGATCACCACGACCGTCGGCTACGGCGCGCCGGCGCGGGAAATCGTCAACCGCGCGGAGTCGTTCGACGCGGTCGTCGTGGGCAGCCACGGCGGGACGCTCCGCGACCGGCTCATCGTCGGCGACGTCGCGAAGACCGTGTTCAACCGCTCGCCGGTCCCGGTGACCGTCGTTCGGTGA